A section of the Microbacterium forte genome encodes:
- a CDS encoding heat shock protein transcriptional repressor HspR — protein sequence MADQRVDADTPVFAIAVAAQLSGLHPQTLRQYDRIGLVVPGRTSGGSRRYSTRNIEQLREVAQLSSEGMSLPAIARVLDLEDENRMLRSRVAELDAALRAERDNRPGMRVFAAGSAGVIPVPSGRRIRRSAEVVLWHPGSGRS from the coding sequence GCCGACACCCCGGTGTTCGCGATCGCCGTCGCCGCCCAGCTCTCGGGTCTTCACCCGCAGACGCTGCGGCAGTACGACCGCATCGGGCTCGTGGTGCCCGGTCGCACCTCCGGCGGCTCTCGTCGCTATTCGACCCGCAACATCGAACAGCTCCGCGAGGTCGCCCAGCTGTCATCCGAGGGCATGAGTCTTCCGGCGATCGCGCGTGTCCTCGACCTCGAAGACGAGAACCGGATGCTGCGCAGCCGCGTGGCCGAACTCGACGCCGCGCTGCGTGCCGAGCGCGACAACCGTCCGGGCATGCGCGTGTTCGCCGCGGGATCCGCCGGCGTCATTCCGGTGCCCAGTGGCCGCCGCATCCGCCGCTCGGCCGAGGTCGTGCTCTGGCACCCGGGCAGCGGCCGCAGTTGA
- a CDS encoding FAD-dependent oxidoreductase gives MTRRTLLMGAGAGVLGVLLASCTPEPAPSPTPDRSPTPKPTAGAITPAAFARSSWTTDPFALGAASFTPVGTQARAREALAEPVDDRLFFSGEATDVEAPGTIAAALRSGDRAADELVRAADSGERVAIVGAGLAGAAAAARLVAEGLQVTVFEARDRIGGRVHSVVDDMAWPFPAQLGGWLLGSSDDVLLETLNARDIRTAPISGSLWRSTDGDVEPVPIEPVQAAIATAQQGPTDSSLEDALTAAGADPDEPGLAALLASIAAASGADASDESTWFPPRLPTDELVAPLGDLTPALDELLEGAKLSLSSPVSRVAYDDAGVSLGIASGESLSFDRVLITVPLGVLKGEGVEFAPALPFGHRGAIAELGMGLIETVWLRFDDPLIVSAPEPEGDPEGDAEEGADAESAATLWHVVGGDALIRTWINLAPATGENVVVGIVGGEAAATFAEMSEQKALEAAIASLAPFLTAPA, from the coding sequence ATGACGCGTCGCACACTGCTGATGGGCGCCGGAGCCGGTGTCCTGGGAGTCCTGCTGGCCTCCTGCACGCCCGAGCCGGCGCCGTCGCCCACGCCCGATCGCTCGCCCACTCCGAAGCCGACCGCGGGTGCGATCACCCCCGCCGCGTTCGCCCGCAGCTCGTGGACGACCGACCCGTTCGCGCTCGGCGCTGCGAGCTTCACTCCGGTCGGCACACAGGCGAGGGCCCGCGAGGCGCTGGCCGAGCCGGTCGACGACCGGCTCTTCTTCTCGGGCGAAGCGACCGACGTCGAGGCGCCGGGCACGATCGCCGCCGCGCTCCGATCCGGTGATCGAGCCGCCGACGAGCTCGTTCGCGCCGCCGACAGCGGTGAGCGCGTGGCGATCGTCGGCGCAGGTCTCGCCGGTGCCGCCGCCGCTGCCCGACTCGTCGCCGAGGGGCTGCAGGTCACGGTGTTCGAGGCGCGTGACCGCATCGGCGGACGCGTGCACTCGGTGGTCGACGACATGGCCTGGCCCTTCCCCGCGCAACTGGGCGGCTGGCTGCTCGGCTCGTCCGACGACGTCCTGCTCGAGACTCTCAACGCCCGTGACATCCGGACGGCTCCGATCTCGGGTTCGCTGTGGCGATCGACTGACGGAGACGTCGAGCCGGTGCCGATCGAACCTGTGCAGGCGGCGATCGCCACCGCCCAGCAGGGGCCGACCGACTCGTCTCTCGAGGATGCGCTGACGGCAGCGGGCGCTGATCCTGACGAGCCGGGACTCGCGGCGCTGCTCGCTTCGATCGCGGCCGCATCGGGGGCCGATGCCTCCGACGAGTCGACCTGGTTCCCCCCTCGGCTTCCCACCGACGAGCTGGTGGCACCTCTCGGCGACCTGACCCCGGCCCTCGACGAGCTTCTCGAGGGCGCGAAGCTGAGCCTCTCATCGCCCGTCAGTCGCGTGGCCTACGACGACGCCGGCGTCAGCCTCGGCATCGCCTCGGGGGAGTCGCTGTCGTTCGACCGGGTCCTGATCACGGTGCCGCTCGGAGTGCTGAAGGGCGAGGGCGTGGAGTTCGCTCCGGCGCTGCCCTTCGGTCATCGCGGTGCCATCGCCGAGCTCGGGATGGGACTCATCGAGACGGTCTGGCTGCGCTTCGACGATCCTCTGATCGTGTCGGCACCCGAGCCCGAAGGTGACCCTGAAGGCGACGCCGAAGAGGGTGCTGACGCCGAGTCCGCTGCGACGCTCTGGCACGTCGTCGGCGGCGATGCGCTGATCCGCACCTGGATCAACCTCGCACCGGCCACGGGCGAGAACGTCGTGGTGGGCATCGTCGGCGGAGAAGCGGCAGCCACGTTCGCCGAGATGAGCGAGCAGAAGGCGCTCGAGGCGGCGATCGCCTCGCTCGCACCGTTCCTCACGGCACCGGCCTGA